A single genomic interval of Candidatus Polarisedimenticolia bacterium harbors:
- a CDS encoding DUF3450 family protein codes for MRSRIVRRQASLVALCLILSAPVAIPEEAPDSPETVRSLLAKWAETQQMIAKERADWKDGKEILQSRIDLLRGEVAAAEGKVTEISQSGGGVRKDKAELNARIDTMKEVSGELGRMAGELETRLRVLHDRLPDPLKEKIKPLYGRMPDNPAQSAISAAERFQNVAGILNEINKFNGEITLTSEVRTLTDGKPAEVKVVYVGLGQAYFVGAQGQAGVGRPSEKGWEWKNEDRIAPEVSQVVEVLQNKAKPSFVLLPVEIR; via the coding sequence ATGAGAAGCCGCATCGTCCGCCGCCAAGCGTCGCTGGTCGCCTTATGCCTCATCCTGTCGGCCCCCGTCGCCATTCCGGAGGAAGCGCCCGACAGCCCCGAGACGGTGCGCTCGCTGCTGGCCAAGTGGGCCGAGACCCAGCAGATGATCGCCAAGGAGCGCGCCGACTGGAAGGACGGCAAGGAAATCCTCCAGTCGCGCATCGACCTGCTGCGCGGCGAGGTCGCCGCCGCGGAAGGGAAGGTCACGGAGATTTCCCAATCGGGCGGCGGGGTGCGCAAGGACAAGGCGGAGCTGAATGCCCGCATCGACACGATGAAAGAGGTCTCCGGCGAGCTTGGCCGGATGGCCGGGGAGCTGGAGACGCGCCTTCGCGTCCTGCACGATCGACTCCCCGATCCGCTGAAGGAAAAGATCAAGCCGCTGTACGGCCGCATGCCCGACAACCCGGCTCAGAGCGCCATCTCGGCCGCCGAGAGGTTCCAGAATGTCGCCGGGATTCTGAACGAGATCAACAAGTTCAACGGAGAAATCACCCTGACCAGCGAGGTTCGGACTCTGACCGATGGCAAGCCGGCCGAGGTGAAGGTGGTCTACGTCGGGCTGGGCCAGGCCTATTTCGTGGGGGCCCAGGGTCAGGCCGGGGTGGGTCGCCCCTCGGAGAAGGGCTGGGAGTGGAAGAACGAAGACCGCATCGCGCCGGAGGTGAGCCAGGTGGTGGAAGTGCTGCAGAACAAGGCCAAGCCCAGCTTCGTGCTGCTGCCGGTGGAAATCCGATGA
- a CDS encoding MotA/TolQ/ExbB proton channel family protein encodes MSRNVAFATLLLAGALASNPVEAQAAGGGAPLAPVAGSVRQDLEKSLAELKALRESIETEKVPLAKEMSSLESRLRDLKGKQDSGARSNDETGLEVGQLKEAAHLREEEVTYVGNLLDEFTRNFESTLHVSETGRYAASLEAAKLATLNKDLAPKERFARQTEVVRQALTRAEDLLGGTRYPGKAVDASGTVDDGTFAMIGPVVLFAAKDGHPSGLATPQAGSDTPAVRALPEKTDEKIAELVEKGKGSLPLDPSRGGALQALIARGSLFGYFKKGGPIMWPLLFVSLLASSVIIERLLFLAGVRRGRDPEAIIDILAKVEMGDVDGAIRRGQGTKDFVARTLVYAMTHREKSLSGALMRAGAKELVRFTRGIAILDTVITMAPLLGLLGTVTGMMGSFGMLGGAELSAPAQITGGIAEALIATAFGLGIAISSLVPLNFLHNKNEEARHAIEDAASHLELLMKPIMEAETRFGSRGSEGRLAEALPGPVMAAKPGSSLREYA; translated from the coding sequence ATGAGCCGCAACGTTGCCTTCGCGACCCTGCTGCTTGCCGGTGCGCTGGCCTCCAATCCCGTGGAAGCCCAGGCCGCGGGCGGCGGCGCGCCGCTCGCTCCGGTGGCCGGCAGCGTCCGGCAGGACCTGGAGAAGAGTCTGGCAGAGCTGAAGGCCCTGCGCGAGAGCATCGAGACGGAGAAGGTGCCCCTGGCGAAGGAGATGAGCTCGCTCGAAAGCCGGCTGCGCGATCTGAAGGGGAAGCAGGACTCCGGTGCGCGGAGCAACGACGAGACGGGGCTGGAAGTGGGGCAGCTGAAAGAGGCGGCCCACCTGCGCGAGGAGGAAGTCACCTACGTGGGCAACCTCCTCGACGAGTTCACGCGGAATTTCGAGAGCACCCTGCATGTGAGCGAGACGGGACGCTACGCCGCTTCGCTCGAGGCCGCCAAGCTGGCGACGCTGAACAAGGACCTCGCTCCCAAGGAGCGCTTCGCGCGCCAGACCGAGGTGGTGCGGCAGGCCCTGACGCGCGCCGAGGACCTGCTGGGAGGGACCCGCTACCCGGGCAAGGCGGTGGATGCCTCCGGGACGGTGGACGACGGCACTTTCGCCATGATCGGACCGGTGGTCCTGTTCGCGGCGAAGGACGGTCATCCTTCCGGACTGGCGACGCCCCAGGCCGGCTCCGACACGCCGGCGGTCCGGGCGCTGCCCGAGAAGACCGACGAGAAGATCGCCGAGCTGGTGGAGAAGGGGAAGGGGTCGCTCCCCCTGGATCCGAGCCGCGGCGGCGCGCTGCAGGCCCTGATCGCGCGCGGCAGCCTGTTCGGCTACTTCAAGAAGGGCGGTCCGATCATGTGGCCGCTGCTCTTCGTCTCGCTGCTGGCCAGCTCCGTCATCATCGAGCGGCTGCTGTTCCTCGCCGGGGTCCGGCGCGGGCGCGACCCGGAAGCGATCATCGACATCCTGGCCAAGGTGGAGATGGGAGACGTGGACGGGGCGATACGCCGCGGCCAGGGAACCAAGGACTTCGTGGCCCGCACGCTGGTGTACGCCATGACGCACCGGGAGAAGTCGCTCTCCGGCGCCCTGATGCGCGCCGGGGCCAAGGAGCTGGTGCGCTTCACGCGCGGCATCGCCATCCTGGACACGGTCATCACCATGGCGCCGCTGCTCGGCCTGCTCGGCACCGTCACCGGGATGATGGGCTCCTTCGGCATGCTCGGTGGCGCCGAGCTGAGCGCTCCGGCGCAGATCACCGGCGGCATCGCCGAGGCGCTGATCGCCACCGCCTTCGGGCTGGGGATCGCCATCAGCTCGCTGGTGCCGCTCAATTTCCTGCACAACAAGAACGAGGAGGCGCGCCACGCGATCGAGGACGCGGCCAGCCATCTCGAGCTGCTGATGAAGCCGATCATGGAGGCCGAGACTCGGTTCGGCAGCCGCGGGTCCGAGGGCCGTCTTGCCGAGGCGCTGCCCGGACCGGTGATGGCCGCCAAGCCCGGCTCTTCGCTGAGGGAGTACGCATGA